The Pseudanabaena galeata CCNP1313 genome includes a region encoding these proteins:
- a CDS encoding type II toxin-antitoxin system Phd/YefM family antitoxin — protein MDAMTTEQASHDLDGLIDRVIDNVQPTIICNDKGNKAILISLDEFSSWQETLYLLSNPVNAKRLLGSIQSAKSGKVAERELIAE, from the coding sequence ATGGATGCGATGACAACAGAGCAAGCAAGTCATGACTTAGATGGTTTGATCGATCGCGTGATTGATAACGTGCAACCAACAATTATTTGTAATGACAAAGGCAACAAAGCTATTTTAATTTCGCTAGACGAATTTTCATCATGGCAAGAAACTTTGTATTTATTATCAAATCCTGTTAATGCCAAGCGTCTTCTTGGCTCAATTCAATCAGCTAAATCTGGCAAAGTTGCTGAGAGAGAACTAATCGCAGAATGA
- a CDS encoding RpnC/YadD family protein, with the protein MEESVVYQEILREGLAKGKAEGLAKGKAEGLAKGKVEATNQIAINMLHSNMSPDLVAQLTGLTLKQIQKLQKISTKQPRTKKSL; encoded by the coding sequence ATGGAAGAGTCAGTAGTTTATCAAGAAATTTTGCGCGAAGGTTTAGCTAAAGGCAAAGCTGAGGGTTTAGCTAAAGGCAAAGCTGAAGGTTTAGCTAAAGGCAAGGTTGAAGCAACTAACCAAATTGCTATAAATATGTTGCATTCTAATATGTCTCCAGATTTAGTGGCTCAGTTAACTGGGCTAACCCTAAAACAAATCCAAAAACTACAAAAAATTTCTACAAAGCAACCTCGGACAAAAAAATCACTTTAG